AGACCCTAGGTTTCTAGAAACTccttacaatgtcatttttttggGTACCCAATAGATATTGATGCATACACACTAACTCCTACATTATTCTAGATATCAtataaagaaaggaaaacaagaaataaataacCTCCATCTCAATGAGATTTCGTATCATTGTCTCGGCAGGCTTAGCAGCAGCATCTAAAAACTTTCTTACAACGTCATTTATGTGTCTTCTTAACGATGGGAACCTCTTCAATCCAGTTGATTCACAGGCCTGGCAAATCTGTTGCACAAAATTCTCTCTAATCACCATATCCACATATTAAACTcataatttaattaggtaaaagATCCCAGTACTATATGAAGTACTATTCTCACCTTTATCAGTTCATCATAGACAATCCATAGACACTGATGACAAGGGTCTGACAACTGAGCAATTTGTCTTCTAACCAAAACCTCAAATGGAACCTAAACCCAGCGAAATACATGATTTATAAGATCCACTGGTTTCAACAACTGGTTAAGTTTCAGCCAATCACTGTCATACTCACCTCTGGGACAAATAGAACATTTCTTAGACCAGAGGAATTTCTAAGGGCATACACAATATCTTCGTCAGTCAACTTTTCACAAGGGTCCACTTCCTGTAAAAAAGAAGCTAATCTCCTAGTTCTCAAGCAGGGAAAATTCGAGACAACACAAAAAGATAGAGCATCAATTACATAAGAGCTTTAGAAAGACAGACTCATAACCTCTAAGAGCTTCACAAACATTGACTGAAAAAGGTAGTGGATCCTGGCTCCTCCAAACAATTCTTTAGTTGACATGTCCGGACTTTTTCCATCAACCATAGCAGAAAAATCTTTCCAacaatgagaaaaataaaaacaaaatagaaaacttAGCAACAGCAGAAAATTTAGTGAGCAACATTCTGCTGTCCCACTTGAAATTAGAAggcaacatatataaatatacatatatttattgaAATGCTAAAAATGAAACATATAGGAAAATAAAAACCTCACCATCACAGTATCTTCTAAGAATGTGCAATAAGGCTGCTCCTTGCTCTGCCTGGATGTGGACATGAGTAATAATCAGAGATAACTAATTTAACAAAAAAGTAAATTCAGTTCTCTAAGAAATATGCTCGGCTTTATTGAGGCAAAGTCATGAACATGAAGGTGTAAAGGTAAGTATACTAAAAAAATAAGCAGCCATCACCAAATAGCAAGAACTAATTACATAGACCTCAACCTTAAATGTAATAAAACATTTGTTCCCTTTCATACAAGGAGAACAGGAAACTTGATGATGCTTAACTCCCAGATAACAACTTAGGCATCATGCAACATTCTTGAATATGTTTTACAGCTTGTTAAGCATACAGCTTAAAATTTAATGGTAATACATGGAGTAGTGATTAAAAGTCACTACAAACCTAAACTCAGAAAATGTAGGCTAGTACCACTAACATTTCCCAAACTGTGACAACTTACCTTTGATTCCACAACATCTCCATAAGTCTGCAGCTCTTTCATAGCTGCATGCATACGAGAGTTTAGCACAGCCTTCAAGCGTGGGAGATCCTTTCTAATATGCTGCTCTAGAATCTGGAAAGCGATAAATCAATCACAAAAATCGAGAAGTATAACAAGTGCAATAAGAAATAAGATATATATAATTGTTAAAAGACTTAGGAGCTCAATGAAAAACTGTCATAAACCAACCTGATTTAGCTTCTTTGCCAATTGAGGAATGCCACAATGATTAGAAACACTATTATACACCTTTAATACATAGGTTTCAAGAAAAAGCAACATGTTCAGATTTTACGGGAATTAGGTGACCTTGAAGGCAAAATTCTATTTGAGAGATGAAAAGTACAGGATGATCATGAAAGAACTGCTCCTCATAAGCAAGTGCTTCTTGAATGCTACGGTTTTTATTAATATCCTGTAGCACACAACAAAACAGTTGTCACCTTCACCTATTCAACGAATCTGAGaagttcaaaagaaaaaaaggctaattatttaaaaataataagaagaaaaaaagttgTCTCCCCTTGCATGGCCATATCACAGTATCCTTAATAGGCTCTTACTCATTTTATAATCATATTGTTCAATAAGGCCTAATCACCCAAATCTGGTTGCTACAAAGTTTACTCTAAAGCATCTATAAAGGAAAGAATCTACAAAAAATGCTACGAAACACAAACAAACACATAGGCACCATAATTGTCCCAATACAATGGAGGAATTGCATATAAACTACACTGGAGCTGCCAACTGCAGCCTTTAGTAACTTATACCTCCTGGCAGCGATTCACAACACCGACATAACCAAGTTTAAGTGGAACCACCTTTCCAAGCAAGAAGTTACATGCATTAGTTCCCCTGTCCATAATATCAAGCTGCACAGAAAGATTGTGAAAGTAGTCTAGTGAGGATGAAAAAAATAGCAAGGGACGAGACAGATCAAATCaattattaaatttctcttctttcCAAAAAAGAGACAATACAAACCTTGGTGATTACACCAACTGTCCGAGAACCTGAAAAAATATATGTCAGTCTATTGGAATAGAACTCATACATTCAGACATGAACTAAAAGTGTTCTGATTTACCAGTTGGATCAGCTAATTTAGCTATCTGTAGTGCATCAGATGTAGCTAAATCAGAATTCGCCGGGCTGACAGCTAATATGATACAATTTTCATTGTTGATATGTGCCATAATCATTCTCCTAATTCTTGCTTCGATATCACTAGGTTGATCCCCCACAGGGACCTTGGTAATGCCAGGTAAGTCGATAAGAGTCATGTTAAGAACATTGGGAGAGGAAATTTTTAATCGAATCTGTTTTTCTGAAACCCCTTTGTTACAACCTGCTTCTCTTTCAGTCTCAGCCTACACAAGTTTAATGATAAAAATAGAAGAAATGTTCGCAAAGAGAGtaacaattttcaaattttgcagATGCAatgaaatttcaatattataatctaaacatcaatttgataatcCAACCAGCTTAAAAGTtgccaaatattaaaaatatatattgaaagtTAAAAACAGATAGCTGGACCTGAATTTCTCGACGAATTTGCGAGAAATCATAAAAGCGGCGGCCGGGTAAGTGGCGAAACTCGCCCCACTCGATTCTATCATCATCTGAATTCGGAGAATGGTTTTCTAACATTAAAACAAGCGGTCTTCGAGTACAAATATCGCATCCTCGAGGCAGAAAATCGCGGCCAACAAGGGCCTCCAGCACACTCGATTTACCGCTGCTCTGACTCCCAACCACAGCCACTTGCGGTACCGAAATATCGGACAACTCGGTACCAGAAGAAGCAAGTATGTCATGAAGTTTATTGATCACCGGAATCAACGACAAACCGATAGTTGCCACAGTTTTTGTAAGAGTCGACATTTTGTTGTTGGGGTTCACTGCTTCGTCCATTCAAATCagaacttaaaagaaaaaaataaaaagaagaaatcaCCCAAAAGAATCAGAAAATAAGAAACAAACGGAAAGAAGCTTTTGAAAGAGTGAAAAGAAAGATTGAATTTCTGgagaaaaactcaaaattttaaatagtgAGTAGTAAATGGTAATGATAAGGACTAAGTAGTCCTAATTAAAAGTTaggtttaatttaaaaattaccgCTTAAGCTATACTCGTTTTTCCAAATaggtatttaaactttttttttgtcaatttgggtGCTTTGCCGTTACCCATTTAACCTCAGACCTTAACGCCGTTTGTCCAAAAAACTTTTAGTCCAATGAGAAGCTGCCACATCACCATCCacctatattttttaaaatttacatgaaaataaaaatggggaaaaattttatttttaattaaatttattatagtaattaataatttttttctgcaCTTCCAAATTTCTAATCTGTGTTCATCTACCAATTCCATCCCTTTTTTCCAACGATTCAATTAGGGTTTAGTTGTTTTCAAAATGGCATCATATTCCTTTCCCCTTCTAAACCCTCTAAATTTTGATTACTGAAAGCAAACAAATGGGAAAGGTTACAGGGAAGAAGATGGATTTGAGGAAgaattaatagtttttttaattattattgttataaatttaattaaaaatattttttcttttttccagttttttaaaatcttatgtaaaaaaaaattaaaaaactacaGGTAGATGATGATGGCATGGCAGCTTCTGATTGGGAAATTTTTTTGGAGTAACGGGGTTAAAGTCTAGGGTTAAATGCGCAAATTTGAAAATCCAATTTGTCCCACAAAGTTTATTTAAGAAATTGGGTACCATTGAAGGAGTGACGCAGTGATTGAGTGAACCTAAGGATAAAAATGTTGGCCAAGTAATTTAGTGAAAATAAATTCCGTGCATTTTTCTTTTTTGCGGCGTTGATGCCTTAATGTAACTGTTACGGGATATTGACATGATTTTTATGGTATATTCTGCATGAATTTATTTATGGATCTTCtcacaataattaaaaattctaatttatatgtatatggcacACAAAGACAGCAGGAGCatcaattttcaaataaaaaaaatgtcccAACTGAAAAGGAGAGAAGAAGCCAAATCTAATTTTAGttcatttctttcccttttttatgGGGTAAAATCTATTACCAAACAATGCATAATTTGTAACTAGTccaacataaatatcacataatatcaaaactTTAGccactttttctctttttctttgctaACGACTGCATTTGATGCTGAGGCATGAACTGCTTCAGCCTCCGCCAAAGCCTTACGAGTCTCGATTAATTTCCTCATGGCAGCCTCGTAAACAGCTTTTTCATTTCTGTTTCTGCTTACCATTTCCTCGAGCTTTACAACTCGTAACTTTAGTTCCTTCACTTCATCATCATAAGCAACCAATGCCTTTCTATCAACTTTCTTCTCCTCTCCTGAACCtttcttttgttgtttctttGTTGATCCACCATTTACAGCCTCACTTTGCATTGCAAGTTGGTTGTTGATGAGGCTAAAAACATCTGGTCTTGATTCCTCTTCTTCTTTAGCAGCCCGAGCGGCTTCAGCGAATTTCTTCTCACGCTTTCTCTTGCCACCTCTGCTTcgtttcttcccttttttctctTTATCCTCATCGTTCTCATGAGTCTCCAGAGCATGATCAAGTGATAGCTTAGGAGGAAGGACTTTAACTGAGATCGGATTTAACATTCCCTGGCCAGATGCACCTAAACCCATCCCTTCACGGTAACCCATATTGGCCATCATCTTAGAAGCTACACCCCTGGTATGATTTTCCCACTTAGCAAAGATGGTAGTTTCTGTCTGGATACCTTTCTGTAGAGCAGTGCTTTCAAGAAAACCTAAACCCTTTGGGCTCTCCTCTTCGTAGTCACTAGAATCAGATTCTTCAGAGCTTAGTTCACTTTCTTCATCATCACTTATTTGTGCATATTCAGATAATGTCAAAGCTTCTATCCCAAGCTCTGCAGAGCTTCCATCAACCCGGAAAACAACCTTCCCCGTTCTGAGTTCATCATTCCATGATTCAAGTTCAGCTTCCCTCCAGATGCCAACTTTACTATCAGGGACTGCCCAAATACTGGACCCAACCATCGATGGCTCCCACATGGTTGGAGCATACTTCTTCAGCGAAGATAATGGGACATCCACTCCTGTGGAGATATTAATGTTAACTCTGATCTATTGGAAGCAACTGTTataaaaggaaaaagtgaaaAATGATGCGCCAGATGCTGTAATAAGAAAGGATAGGAAAGATACTGTACAAAAGGTTAGGGCCTACAGATGGCTccatatccataccaaaatcAACTTCATGCGTGAAATGCTTTGTATATGCTGTATTGCTAAAGACGGCCTTTTAGAGCACACAGCAAGGctacataataatttaattcttatcCCCCCAAATAAGTGCCTGACACAACTAGCCATAAATCCTACATGTCCTCATATCGGGCAGATTTCTTAGCTCACCATCTACAAATAACATGGTTTATGAAAAACAACAATTCTTTTATCTTTTGTCTTTCTTATTTTTGCTCAGCCACAATTCTTTTTTCTTATGATGCTTTACATAACATAAGGTGGATGTTTcctcaaattcaactcatatCATGCACTGACTTGAGCGAAAGAACATgcagcaaaaataaataaataataagaggAACTTTGGGCTCACAACCTACTAGTCCTTAAAACAGACTGCAACATACCATGCGATAAGCGGCAATTAGCACCAAATCGACATCTTTGTTGCAGAAAGAACTTGCATATCTGCACTCGGGTGGTCTAGCATTAGTAACTGGAAATAGTAAATGTTGCTTAATTAGCAATAGAGAATAGTTCCTCCTTCCTTcacaaaattacatcaaattcttATACAACTCCAACAAACAAGCAACATGAAAAAGTGCAGAAAAAGTCACATAACAATCAATCACAAGACTCATCCCAGGCTACCTCACTCGAACAACACAGTTATGCAGTTCCTGTACCCCAGCTAGAAATGGACATCCTATTCCCGAATTTGCAAGTTCTCAGATGTCAAATAAACCAAACTCTGTCCCTTTTGCTTTTCAT
The sequence above is drawn from the Gossypium hirsutum isolate 1008001.06 chromosome A05, Gossypium_hirsutum_v2.1, whole genome shotgun sequence genome and encodes:
- the LOC107958970 gene encoding dynamin-related protein 3A isoform X1, producing the protein MDEAVNPNNKMSTLTKTVATIGLSLIPVINKLHDILASSGTELSDISVPQVAVVGSQSSGKSSVLEALVGRDFLPRGCDICTRRPLVLMLENHSPNSDDDRIEWGEFRHLPGRRFYDFSQIRREIQAETEREAGCNKGVSEKQIRLKISSPNVLNMTLIDLPGITKVPVGDQPSDIEARIRRMIMAHINNENCIILAVSPANSDLATSDALQIAKLADPTGSRTVGVITKLDIMDRGTNACNFLLGKVVPLKLGYVGVVNRCQEDINKNRSIQEALAYEEQFFHDHPVLFISQIEFCLQGHLIPKLNQILEQHIRKDLPRLKAVLNSRMHAAMKELQTYGDVVESKAEQGAALLHILRRYCDDFSAMVDGKSPDMSTKELFGGARIHYLFQSMFVKLLEEVDPCEKLTDEDIVYALRNSSGLRNVLFVPEVPFEVLVRRQIAQLSDPCHQCLWIVYDELIKICQACESTGLKRFPSLRRHINDVVRKFLDAAAKPAETMIRNLIEMEMDYINSSHPSFIGGNKAVELAVQQMRSSKERADAEKVPISDKGQFSQTAAPRSVLNGVSNQGNHPQSNNGRPILTGGSLSTRSWGISSIFGSKASSRGTAAIESPEETLHDVENMSSTIQLREPPSILRPLEMLENEATEIIITRILVKSYFDIVRKNIQDLVPKAIMHFLVNHTKRNLHNTLIQILYREILFEELLQEQDEVVARRKHTKEVLHVLRQAVKTLNEVESDVEFQHRTTNLGTDASPGLPNSPEITNGKRSSSCMLSSSKPRARKLLFPEEPPLSFSSNVGLRY
- the LOC107958970 gene encoding dynamin-related protein 3A isoform X2, with the translated sequence MDEAVNPNNKMSTLTKTVATIGLSLIPVINKLHDILASSGTELSDISVPQVAVVGSQSSGKSSVLEALVGRDFLPRGCDICTRRPLVLMLENHSPNSDDDRIEWGEFRHLPGRRFYDFSQIRREIQAETEREAGCNKGVSEKQIRLKISSPNVLNMTLIDLPGITKVPVGDQPSDIEARIRRMIMAHINNENCIILAVSPANSDLATSDALQIAKLADPTGSRTVGVITKLDIMDRGTNACNFLLGKVVPLKLGYVGVVNRCQEDINKNRSIQEALAYEEQFFHDHPVYNSVSNHCGIPQLAKKLNQILEQHIRKDLPRLKAVLNSRMHAAMKELQTYGDVVESKAEQGAALLHILRRYCDDFSAMVDGKSPDMSTKELFGGARIHYLFQSMFVKLLEEVDPCEKLTDEDIVYALRNSSGLRNVLFVPEVPFEVLVRRQIAQLSDPCHQCLWIVYDELIKICQACESTGLKRFPSLRRHINDVVRKFLDAAAKPAETMIRNLIEMEMDYINSSHPSFIGGNKAVELAVQQMRSSKERADAEKVPISDKGQFSQTAAPRSVLNGVSNQGNHPQSNNGRPILTGGSLSTRSWGISSIFGSKASSRGTAAIESPEETLHDVENMSSTIQLREPPSILRPLEMLENEATEIIITRILVKSYFDIVRKNIQDLVPKAIMHFLVNHTKRNLHNTLIQILYREILFEELLQEQDEVVARRKHTKEVLHVLRQAVKTLNEVESDVEFQHRTTNLGTDASPGLPNSPEITNGKRSSSCMLSSSKPRARKLLFPEEPPLSFSSNVGLRY
- the LOC107958969 gene encoding zinc finger CCCH domain-containing protein 22; protein product: MADEEERVLENQLELQLKEQRESLSALDDALASDPFNPQILAVHEELVEVIKETEEGLLNLKRARLLREADSALNVSNQAAVEEVKAEALESDDVEVEPLEEDRSYQVGSKCRFRYSDGRWYDGQVVTLNGSGSAKISFLTPTSENMLICKFFLQQRCRFGANCRLSHGVDVPLSSLKKYAPTMWEPSMVGSSIWAVPDSKVGIWREAELESWNDELRTGKVVFRVDGSSAELGIEALTLSEYAQISDDEESELSSEESDSSDYEEESPKGLGFLESTALQKGIQTETTIFAKWENHTRGVASKMMANMGYREGMGLGASGQGMLNPISVKVLPPKLSLDHALETHENDEDKEKKGKKRSRGGKRKREKKFAEAARAAKEEEESRPDVFSLINNQLAMQSEAVNGGSTKKQQKKGSGEEKKVDRKALVAYDDEVKELKLRVVKLEEMVSRNRNEKAVYEAAMRKLIETRKALAEAEAVHASASNAVVSKEKEKKWLKF